One segment of Pyricularia oryzae 70-15 chromosome 3, whole genome shotgun sequence DNA contains the following:
- a CDS encoding prenylated Rab acceptor 1 → MSRIQIPLDVITSRFNLSERFSGLNSGSLTSRFSNLRPLSEFFDFKRLSKPQNFGEVQSRVNYNLSYFSSNYSVIFVMLCIYTLLTNWWLLFDIIFVTLGMFLIGKLDGRDLEIGTFKASPSQLYTGLLVIAIPVGLIASPFSTIAWLIGASGVTIIGHAALMDKPIDEAFSGEAV, encoded by the coding sequence ATGTCTCGTATTCAGATCCCCCTCGACGTTATTACGTCGCGCTTCAACCTCTCGGAGCGCTTTTCGGGCCTCAATTCGGGTAGCTTGACCAGCCGCTTCTCAAACCTCAGGCCCTTGTCCGAGTTCTTCGACTTCAAGCGCCTTTCCAAGCCGCAAAACTTTGGCGAGGTTCAGTCGCGCGTCAACTACAACCTCAGCTACTTCAGCAGCAACTACAGCGTCATTTTCGTTATGCTCTGCATCTACACCCTGCTGACGAACTGGTGGCTGCTCTTCGACATCATCTTTGTCACCCTCGGCATGTTCCTCATCGGTAAGCTCGACGGACGTGACCTTGAGATCGGTACTTTCAAAGCCTCGCCCAGCCAGCTCTACACTGGCCTGCTGGTAATCGCGATACCAGTTGGCTTGATTGCCTCGCCCTTCTCTACCATTGCCTGGCTGATCGGAGCCAGCGGTGTCACCATCATCGGCCACGCTGCCCTGATGGACAAACCTATCGATGAGGCTTTTTCTGGGGAGGCGGTCTAG
- a CDS encoding ATP-dependent RNA helicase DRS1, protein MPSPKKKLNMAPSSKRKAINDDFITTISDNEADEFVEEEEVIQEEAPPKKKSKTIPKKKQKRSSKKASNDDDAEDEEDGHIEGVWGQNDDDDGAMDSDFEFVTGAGVEDLDDNPEFEGWGFDGAKKAMGQGNGVDLDEIIRRRREKKEGGTKGAAEPEAKAEEEGEALGLDDDDDEVLARDAFGMGAGSDDEDSAEASEGQDGSEASEGEEGDSDDESVASPVPHPDDDQESESEQDEDEEEAAKMKEFFAADEPKSDTNKGNASFQSMSLSRPILRGLTSVGFAKPTPIQSKTIPIALMGKDVVGGAVTGSGKTAAFVVPILERLLYRPKKVPTSRVVILAPTRELAIQCHAVATKLASHTDIKFCLAVGGLSLKVQESELRLRPDVIIATPGRFIDHMRNSASFAVDTVEILVLDEADRMLEDGFADELNEILTTLPKSRQTMLFSATMTSSVDNLIRVGLNKPVRLMVDSQKKTVVTLTQEFVRLRPGREEKRMGYLVYLCKNLYTERVIIFFRQKKIAHHARIIFGLLGLSCAELHGSMSQIQRIQSVEAFRDGKVSFLLATDLASRGLDIKGVDTVINYEAPQSLEIYVHRVGRTARAGRSGTAITLAAEPDRKVVKAAVKAGKAQGAKISSRIIDAADADSWQAKIDELEDEVEAVMREEKEEKVLAQADMEMRKGENMIRYEDDIKARPKRTWFETEKDKKAAREAGRAALNGVREALKKKHGGKNLSNKDKKKLDAMAEAKEARVWKKGAAERAGKGAVLNFKKDKSSKKGPVVGGRVAKKGAPRGKPRRR, encoded by the exons ATGCcatcaccaaaaaaaaaattaaacatGGCACCTTCAAGCAAGAGGAAAGCGATCAATGACGATTTTATAACCACCATTTCCGACAATGAGGCCGACGAATtcgtggaggaggaggaggtgaTTCAGGAAGAAGCACCCCCCAAGAAAAAGTCCAAGACCATcccgaaaaagaaacaaaagcgGTCCAGCAAGAAGGCCAGCAACGATGACGACGCAGAAGACGAAGAGGATGGCCACATAGAGGGTGTCTGGGGTCAgaacgatgacgacgacggcgcaATGGACTCCGACTTTGAGTTTGTCACCGGAGCCGGCGTCGAAGACCTCGACGACAATCCCGAATTCGAGGGCTGGGGCTTTGACGGGGCCAAAAAAGCCATGGGTCAAGGCAACGGGGTCGATCTTGACGAGATCATCAGAAGGAGGAGGGAAAAGAAGGAAGGTGGAACAAAAGGTGCGGCGGAGCCGGAAGCCAAGGCAGAAGAGGAGGGCGAAGCGCTGGGCCtagacgacgatgatgacgaggtCCTAGCCAGGGATGCCTTTGGAATGGGTGCCGGttcagacgacgaggacTCTGCAGAAGCTTCTGAGGGACAAGATGGGTCGGAAGCCAGcgaaggagaggagggcgacAGCGACGACGAATCTGTCGCCAGCCCAGTTCCACACCCAGATGATGACCAAGAATCAGAATCCGAGCAGGATGAGGATGAAGAGGAGGCTGCCAAGATGAAAGAGTTCTTCGCGGCAGATGAGCCCAAGTCCGATACGAACAAGGGCAACGCATCATTTCAAAGCATGTCCCTGTCTCGCCCAATTCTCAGGGGCTTGACAAGCGTTGGCTTTGCAAAGCCCACTCCTATCCAGAGCAAGACGATTCCAATTGCCCTGATGGGTAAGGATGTGGTCGGTGGTGCCGTCACCGGATCCGGAAAGACTGCCGCGTTCGTCGTGCCAATCCTGGAACGTCTGCTCTACCGGCCCAAGAAGGTGCCGACGAGTCGAGTTGTCATATTGGCACCGACGCGTGAGTTGGCCATCCAGTGTCACGCAGTTGCCACCAAGCTAGCCAGTCATACCGACATCAAGTTTTGCTTGGCCGTCGGAGGTCTCAGTTTAAAGGTGCAAGAGTCAGAACTACGATTGCGGCCCGATGTGATCATTGCAACACCAGGACGTTTCATCGACCACATGCGCAACTCAGCCAGCTTTGCCGTAGATACTGTGGAAATCTTGGTGCTCGACGAGGCTGATAGAATGTTGGAGGACGGTTTTGCCGATGAGCTCAATGAAATCCTGACAACGCTGCCAAAGTCACGCCAGACCATGCTCTTTTCAGCTACCATGACGTCTTCCGTCGACAACCTTATCCGTGTTGGTCTCAACAAGCCTGTCCGGCTCATGGTAGACTCGCAAAAGAAGACAGTGGTGACGCTTACACAGGAGTTTGTGCGACTTCGACCTGGGAGGGAGGAGAAGCGCATGGGATACCTTGTCTACTTGTGTAAGAACTTGTATACCGAACGCGTTATCATTTTTTTCAGGCAGAAGAAAATTGCCCACCACGCTCGCATCATCTTTGGTTTGCTTGGCTTGTCCTGCGCGGAACTCCATGGAAGCATGAGCCAAATACAG CGTATACAAagcgtcgaggcattccgtGATGGCAAGGTATCCTTCCTGTTAGCGACGGATCTTGCCTCCCGTGGTCTCGATATCAAGGGAGTCGATACGGTCATCAACTACGAGGCCCCACAGAGCCTTGAGATCTATGTGCACAGAGTCGGTCGAACAGCGCGAGCAGGTCGCAGCGGTACAGCCATCACTCTTGCCGCTGAACCAGACCGCAAAGTCGTCAAGGCTGCAGTCAAGGCTGGCAAGGCGCAGGGTGCCAAGATCTCAAGCCGCATCATCGATGCTGCCGACGCAGACAGCTGGCAAGCCAAGATCGACGAGCTCGAGGACGAGGTCGAAGCTGTGATGCGCGAGGAGAAGGAAGAAAAGGTGCTGGCTCAAGCGGACATGGAGATGCGCAAGGGAGAGAACATGATACGATACGAAGACGACATCAAGGCGCGGCCAAAGCGGACGTGGTTTGAAACCgaaaaggacaagaaggccGCCAGGGAAGCCGGCCGAGCAGCATTGAACGGCGTGCGCGAGGCTCTCAAGAAGAAGCATGGTGGCAAGAACCTGAGCAACAAAGATAAGAAGAAGCTGGATGCCatggccgaggccaaggaggctAGGGTCTGGAAGAAGGGTGCAGCAGAGAGGGCAGGCAAAGGTGCTGTGCTCAACTTCAAGAAAGACAAAAGCTCTAAGAAAGGACCTGTTGTGGGcggtagggtggccaaaaAAGGAGCCCCTAGAGGAAAGCCAAGGAGGAGATAA
- a CDS encoding DnaJ domain-containing protein codes for MKFSALSLGLLALLSPLTVAWSAEDREIFRVRDELIAGEGKDVNFYDYVGVAPSASVDEIGKAYRKKSRLLHPDKVKQQLTAERTRQAKEDKSKKPKPPTQAEVRAAVKKASDRQARLSIVANILKSPSRDRYDHFLSNGFPTWKGTNYYYNRYRPGLGTAMFGVFLFGGGLAHYLALYMSWKRQRDFVGRYIKFARQTAWGDNLNIPGVETRARTPPPPVAADDDEGAGPAMAMNRKQRRMQERETRREASKGAVSRTARRARGSAAPSGSATPTPQGSGPTGAKKRVVAENGKVLVVDSLGDVYLEEENEEGQVVEYLLDPNEIPQPTIRDTALVRLPIWAYSRTIGRVLGGKNSEDDAAYDEDAETTPLMDDNEDSASEPGKRTPSTDSAEDFELVEKSVDSLGQAKSSGKSSGNKPGKRKNKKR; via the exons ATGAAGTTCTCTGCACTTTCACTAGGCCTGTTGGCCCTTCTTTCGCCCCTCACCGTAGCATGGTCCGCAGAAG ATCGTGAAATCTTCCGCGTCCGTGACGAGCTCATCGCTGGCGAGGGCAAGGATGTCAACTTCTACGACTACGTCGGCGTGGCCCCGTCCGCATCTGTTGACGAGATCGGAAAGGCTTACCGCAAAAAGTCACGTCTTTTGCACCCGGACAAGGTCAAGCAACAGCTGACCGCTGAGCGCACACGCCAGGCGAAGGAAGACAAGTCCAAAAAGCCCAAGCCTCCGACCCAAGCCGAGGTCCGCGCAGCGGTGAAGAAGGCCTCGGATCGCCAGGCCCGCCTCTCCATCGTGGCCAATATCCTCAAGAGCCCGTCTCGCGACCGTTACGACCATTTCCTTAGCAATGGCTTTCCGACTTGGAAGGGCACCAACTACTACTACAATCGCTACCGGCCCGGCCTGGGAACAGCCATGTTCGGCGTGTTTCTCTTCGGCGGCGGACTTGCGCACTATTTGGCGCTTTACATGAGCTGGAAGCGCCAACGTGATTTTGTCGGCCGCTACATCAAGTTTGCCCGTCAGACCGCCTGGGGTGACAACTTGAACATTCCCGGCGTCGAGACCCGCGCTCGCACCCCCCCGCCCCCGGTCGCtgctgacgacgacgagggagCTGGCCCCGCAATGGCTATGAACCGTAAGCAGCGCCGTATGCAAGAGCGCGAGACCCGCCGCGAGGCGTCCAAGGGTGCCGTCTCTAGGACGGCTCGTCGTGCCCGCGGCAGTGCTGCCCCCAGCGGAAGCGCTACCCCAACGCCACAGGGCTCGGGCCCCACAGGCGCAAAGAAGCGTGTTGTCGCCGAAAACGGTAAAGTCCTTGTCGTCGATTCGCTCGGCGATGTATACCTCGAGGAGGAAAACGAGGAAGGACAGGTCGTTGAATACCTGCTTGAC CCGAATGAAATCCCTCAGCCTACCATCCGCGACACTGCTCTCGTCCGTCTTCCCATCTGGGCTTACAGCCGGACGATTGGTCGTGTACTTGGCGGCAAGAACTCTGAAGATGATGCTGCATATGACGAAGACGCCGAGACGACCCCGCTGATGGACGACAATGAGGACTCTGCCTCGGAGCCTGGAAAGCGCACTCCTAGCACAGATTCAGCTGAGGACTTTGAGTTGGTAGAGAAGTCTGTTGACTCTCTGGGTCAAGCCAAGTCGAGCGGCAAGTCGAGCGGTAACAAGCCCGGCAAgcgcaagaacaagaagaggTAG